Proteins encoded within one genomic window of Raineyella fluvialis:
- the hemC gene encoding hydroxymethylbilane synthase gives MTRPHVRVGARKSDLARTQAEWIAARLEELGATTEFVGVVTTGDTDRRHLTEIGGTGIFATAVRSELLEGTIDVAVHSLKDLPVDPAPGLVVAAIPAREDPRDVLVGRHLDELRSGMRIGTGSPRRVVQLAHLLAERGLEIEIVPIRGNVGTRIDLARRGEVDAVVLASAGLRRLGILTGHEDRTILAGLAAESIPVRDVLPAAGQAALACEVAQTADPELMALMAALDDLPTRLAVTAERRFLGTMEAGCLAPVGAHATVGEGLDLTLRAVAGQMIRSTSSSDAGTPLTLVEGDAPAPDGESPADAVGRAADLGDRLARTMVLRHPAETA, from the coding sequence ATGACCCGGCCCCACGTCCGGGTCGGGGCCCGTAAGTCCGACCTCGCCCGGACCCAGGCCGAGTGGATCGCCGCCCGGCTCGAGGAGTTGGGCGCCACGACCGAGTTCGTCGGCGTGGTGACCACCGGTGACACCGATCGACGTCACCTCACCGAGATCGGCGGGACGGGGATCTTCGCCACCGCGGTGCGCAGCGAACTGCTCGAGGGCACGATCGACGTGGCCGTCCATTCCCTCAAGGACCTGCCGGTGGATCCGGCGCCGGGTCTGGTCGTCGCGGCGATCCCGGCACGGGAGGACCCGCGCGACGTCCTGGTGGGCCGCCACCTCGACGAGCTGCGATCGGGGATGCGCATCGGCACCGGGTCGCCGCGGCGGGTGGTCCAGCTGGCCCACCTGCTCGCCGAGCGGGGCCTGGAGATCGAGATCGTCCCGATCCGGGGCAACGTCGGCACCCGGATCGATCTGGCCCGACGTGGCGAGGTCGACGCGGTCGTGCTCGCCTCCGCGGGGCTACGCCGGCTCGGCATCCTCACCGGGCACGAGGACCGGACCATCCTCGCCGGACTGGCGGCCGAGTCGATCCCGGTCCGGGACGTGCTGCCAGCCGCGGGCCAGGCGGCGCTGGCCTGTGAGGTGGCCCAGACCGCGGACCCGGAGCTGATGGCCCTGATGGCGGCGCTCGACGACCTCCCGACCCGGCTCGCCGTGACGGCTGAGAGGCGCTTCCTGGGCACCATGGAGGCCGGTTGCCTGGCGCCGGTCGGCGCCCACGCCACCGTCGGGGAGGGGCTCGACTTGACTCTGCGGGCCGTTGCTGGGCAAATGATACGTAGTACTTCCTCGAGCGACGCGGGCACCCCGCTGACACTCGTGGAGGGCGACGCGCCGGCACCCGACGGCGAGTCCCCGGCGGACGCCGTGGGCCGCGCCGCGGACCTCGGTGACCGCCTCGCCCGCACGATGGTGCTGCGGCATCCGGCCGAGACCGCTTGA
- a CDS encoding uroporphyrinogen-III synthase translates to MSADEVRALPGEGPAGRGRVIFVGTGPGDPDLLTLMAVQTLSDADAVIMDSADLLAILDHPAVRLKAGVQPECLACHDDGRPLTPSNRAKEVLRLANRGQRVVRLVKGDPFMDANVADEAAVCVKGGIDFEIVPGVSSLTAVPEYVGIALNKTDGIHFVSATDGTFTKAQSAQWAPTGTLVVNARVDVVADIAEAAMSSGRPSSEAALAVLGGGSTAQTTVLTTLVQLAESVHAAGLPDSTLVHVMIGPAVEQRDDLTWYESKPLFGWRVLVPRTKDQAGPLTTRLRTYGAMCEEVPTISVEAPRSPQQMDKAIRGLVEGRFEWVCFTSVNALKAVRERFEQYGLDARAFSGLKVAAVGATTANALRAWGIEPEVVPVGEQSARGLAAEFPPYDPALDPINRVFLPRADIATETLKAGLTALGWEVEDVTAYRTVRAAPPPAPVREAIKTGQFDAVVFTSSSTVRNLVGIAGKPHSCTVIAAIGPQTAKTCEEHGLRVDVIAPTPSAVGLADALAGFAADRRDTYLAKGQAVPKPSETRRGARARKRTS, encoded by the coding sequence ATGTCCGCCGACGAGGTGCGGGCGCTGCCCGGCGAGGGCCCCGCCGGCCGCGGCCGGGTCATCTTCGTGGGGACCGGGCCGGGTGACCCCGACCTGCTGACCCTGATGGCGGTGCAGACCCTGTCCGACGCCGACGCGGTGATCATGGACAGCGCCGACCTGCTCGCCATCCTGGACCACCCGGCGGTCCGGCTGAAGGCCGGCGTGCAGCCGGAATGCCTCGCCTGTCACGACGACGGACGCCCCCTCACCCCGTCCAACCGGGCCAAGGAGGTGCTGCGGCTCGCGAACCGCGGCCAGCGCGTCGTACGGCTCGTCAAGGGTGACCCGTTCATGGACGCGAACGTGGCCGACGAGGCCGCGGTCTGCGTGAAGGGCGGTATCGACTTCGAGATCGTCCCCGGGGTGTCCTCGCTGACCGCCGTGCCGGAGTACGTCGGCATCGCGCTCAACAAGACCGACGGCATCCACTTCGTGTCCGCCACCGACGGCACCTTCACCAAGGCCCAGTCCGCCCAGTGGGCGCCGACCGGCACCCTGGTGGTGAACGCCCGGGTCGACGTCGTCGCCGACATCGCCGAGGCGGCCATGTCCTCCGGGCGGCCCTCGTCCGAAGCGGCGCTGGCGGTCCTGGGCGGCGGCTCGACGGCCCAGACGACCGTGCTCACCACGCTCGTGCAACTGGCCGAGTCGGTGCACGCCGCCGGCCTGCCGGACAGCACGCTGGTGCACGTGATGATCGGCCCCGCGGTCGAGCAGCGTGACGACCTCACCTGGTACGAGTCCAAGCCCCTCTTCGGCTGGCGGGTCCTGGTGCCCCGGACGAAGGACCAGGCCGGACCGCTGACCACCCGGCTGCGTACGTACGGTGCGATGTGCGAGGAGGTCCCGACCATCTCAGTCGAGGCGCCGCGCAGCCCCCAGCAGATGGACAAGGCCATAAGGGGCCTCGTCGAGGGCCGTTTCGAGTGGGTCTGCTTCACTTCGGTGAACGCGCTCAAGGCGGTGCGGGAACGGTTCGAGCAGTACGGGCTGGATGCCCGCGCCTTCTCCGGGCTCAAGGTGGCCGCGGTGGGGGCGACGACCGCGAACGCCCTGCGCGCCTGGGGCATCGAGCCCGAGGTCGTCCCGGTCGGGGAGCAGTCGGCCCGTGGGCTGGCGGCGGAATTCCCGCCGTACGACCCGGCCCTGGACCCGATCAACCGGGTCTTCCTGCCGCGGGCCGACATCGCCACCGAGACCCTCAAGGCCGGCCTCACCGCCCTCGGCTGGGAGGTGGAGGACGTCACCGCCTACCGGACCGTCCGCGCCGCGCCGCCGCCAGCCCCGGTGCGCGAGGCGATCAAGACCGGCCAGTTCGACGCCGTCGTCTTCACCTCGTCCTCCACGGTCCGCAACCTCGTCGGCATCGCCGGCAAACCGCACTCCTGCACGGTGATCGCCGCGATCGGCCCACAGACCGCCAAGACGTGCGAGGAGCACGGACTGCGGGTCGACGTGATCGCGCCGACCCCGTCGGCCGTCGGCCTCGCCGACGCCCTCGCCGGTTTCGCCGCGGACCGCCGCGACACGTACCTCGCGAAGGGCCAGGCGGTGCCGAAGCCGTCGGAGACCCGCCGCGGGGCACGCGCCCGCAAGCGCACGTCCTGA
- the hemB gene encoding porphobilinogen synthase gives MAVPYRPRRLRTTPVMRAMVAETSVEPRRLIHPAFVAEGLTEPRPISSLPGQSQQTLDGIRRDAEECAELGLAGIMLFGVPLAKDATGSGALAEDGILNQATAAVKDAVGDDLLVMTDVCLDEFTDHGHCGVLAADGSVDNDPTVEIYARMAVMHADRGAHVVAPSGMMDGQVGAIRAALDDAGHQDVAIMAYSAKYASAFFGPFREAVGSSLKGDRKTYQQDPANAREAMVEVELDLAEGADIVMVKPALPYLDILRQVRDAVNVPVAAYNVSGEYAMVEAAAEKGWIDRERTVREILTSIRRAGADTILSYWARDFARWERAGH, from the coding sequence ATGGCCGTTCCGTACCGCCCGCGTCGCCTCCGCACCACCCCCGTCATGCGGGCGATGGTCGCGGAGACCTCCGTCGAGCCCCGTCGCCTGATCCACCCGGCGTTCGTCGCCGAGGGGCTGACCGAGCCGAGGCCCATCTCCTCGCTGCCCGGCCAGTCCCAGCAGACCCTGGACGGCATTCGCCGCGACGCGGAGGAGTGCGCCGAGTTGGGTCTGGCCGGGATCATGCTCTTCGGCGTGCCGCTGGCGAAGGATGCGACCGGCTCGGGGGCACTCGCCGAGGACGGCATCCTCAACCAGGCCACCGCGGCGGTCAAGGACGCCGTCGGTGACGATCTGCTGGTGATGACCGACGTCTGCCTGGACGAGTTCACCGACCACGGGCACTGCGGCGTGCTGGCCGCGGACGGCTCGGTCGACAACGACCCCACCGTCGAGATCTACGCGCGGATGGCCGTGATGCACGCCGACCGCGGGGCCCATGTCGTCGCCCCCTCGGGGATGATGGACGGCCAGGTCGGGGCGATCCGCGCCGCGCTCGACGACGCCGGCCACCAGGACGTCGCGATCATGGCCTACTCGGCGAAGTACGCCTCGGCGTTCTTCGGCCCGTTCCGCGAGGCCGTGGGGTCGTCGCTCAAGGGCGACCGTAAGACGTACCAGCAGGACCCGGCGAACGCCCGCGAGGCCATGGTCGAGGTGGAGCTCGACCTCGCCGAGGGTGCCGACATCGTCATGGTGAAGCCTGCACTGCCGTACCTCGACATCCTCCGCCAGGTCCGTGACGCCGTGAACGTCCCGGTCGCGGCCTACAACGTGTCCGGCGAGTACGCGATGGTCGAGGCCGCCGCAGAGAAGGGCTGGATCGATCGCGAGCGGACCGTCCGGGAGATCCTCACCTCGATCCGCCGCGCCGGCGCCGACACCATCCTCAGCTACTGGGCCCGCGACTTCGCCCGCTGGGAGCGTGCCGGACACTGA
- the hemL gene encoding glutamate-1-semialdehyde 2,1-aminomutase, which produces MPSLPTEQSAALFERAAKVIPGGVSSPVRAFRAVGGTPVFIRSAAGAYVTDVDGNEYVDLVGSWGPMLLGHAHPEVLDAVARAARQGTSFGAPTGAEVELAEEIIARTPVEQVRLVNSGTEATMSALRLARGATGRDKVIKFEGCYHGHVDSLLVAAGSGAATLGHPSSPGVTEATTADTIVCAYNDRASVERAFAEHGDEIACVIAEAAAGNMGVVPPMEADGENFTAFLARTAHAHGALLITDEVMTGFRVSRSGQWGLDGQHGDLMTFGKVMGGGFPAAAFGGRADLMQQLSPVGPVYQAGTLSGNPVATAAGLTTLRLATDEVYAQIDRNAALLRAEVGKALDAFQVPHVIQHSGNLFSVFFTPQGVTAVPDWSVAATQRQDVFAAFFHGLLDNGVYLGPSCFEAWFLSAAHDDAAMDRILEALPKAAAAARLALTAA; this is translated from the coding sequence ATGCCGTCCTTGCCCACCGAGCAGTCCGCCGCGCTCTTCGAGCGCGCCGCGAAGGTGATCCCGGGTGGGGTGAGTTCCCCGGTCCGCGCCTTCCGCGCCGTCGGTGGGACGCCGGTGTTCATCCGCTCCGCGGCGGGGGCGTACGTCACCGACGTCGACGGCAACGAGTACGTCGACCTGGTCGGTTCCTGGGGACCGATGCTGCTCGGCCATGCCCATCCCGAGGTTCTCGACGCCGTCGCCCGGGCGGCCCGCCAGGGGACGTCCTTCGGGGCCCCCACCGGCGCCGAGGTCGAGCTGGCTGAGGAGATCATCGCCCGTACGCCGGTCGAGCAGGTCCGGCTGGTCAACTCCGGCACCGAGGCGACGATGTCCGCCCTGCGGCTCGCCCGCGGCGCCACCGGCCGGGACAAGGTGATCAAGTTCGAGGGCTGCTACCACGGCCACGTCGACTCCCTCCTCGTCGCCGCCGGCTCGGGCGCCGCCACCCTGGGCCATCCGTCCTCGCCCGGAGTCACCGAGGCCACCACGGCCGACACCATCGTCTGCGCCTACAACGACCGCGCCTCTGTGGAGCGGGCCTTCGCCGAGCACGGTGACGAGATCGCCTGTGTGATCGCCGAGGCCGCCGCCGGCAACATGGGCGTGGTCCCGCCGATGGAGGCCGACGGGGAGAACTTCACCGCCTTCCTCGCCCGGACCGCGCACGCCCACGGCGCACTGCTGATCACCGATGAGGTGATGACGGGCTTCCGGGTCTCCCGCTCAGGCCAGTGGGGTCTGGACGGCCAGCACGGCGACCTGATGACCTTCGGCAAGGTGATGGGCGGTGGCTTCCCCGCCGCGGCCTTCGGCGGCCGGGCGGACCTCATGCAGCAGCTCTCGCCGGTCGGCCCGGTCTACCAGGCCGGCACGCTGTCCGGGAACCCGGTGGCCACCGCGGCCGGCCTGACCACCCTGCGGCTGGCCACCGACGAGGTGTACGCGCAGATCGACCGCAACGCCGCGCTGCTGCGCGCCGAGGTCGGCAAGGCCCTCGACGCGTTCCAGGTGCCGCACGTCATCCAGCACTCCGGCAACCTCTTCTCGGTGTTCTTCACCCCGCAGGGCGTCACCGCGGTGCCGGACTGGTCGGTCGCCGCCACCCAGCGCCAGGACGTCTTCGCCGCGTTCTTCCACGGGCTGCTCGACAACGGGGTCTACCTCGGGCCGTCGTGCTTCGAGGCGTGGTTCCTCTCGGCGGCGCACGACGACGCCGCGATGGACCGCATCCTCGAGGCCCTGCCGAAGGCCGCGGCCGCCGCCCGGCTCGCCCTGACCGCCGCCTGA
- a CDS encoding histidine phosphatase family protein produces MTHALVHLCRHGQVENPQHVLYGRLPDYHLSDLGRRMADRLGEYFTGRDLTHLRVSPLERAQETMAPIAAAHGHLPVVTDEGVIEAWNHLQGHVLNGVDSDLRDPRLWHYLVNPFRPSWGEPYVEQVSRMSSAIRAAAEAADGHEAVIVSHQLPIWMARRSAEGHSLVHNPMRRQCTLASVTTFEVSDEGIRFAGYDEPCRDLLPATKRKGFVAGA; encoded by the coding sequence ATGACCCACGCCCTTGTGCACCTGTGCCGCCACGGCCAGGTGGAGAACCCCCAGCACGTCCTGTACGGACGGCTCCCGGACTACCACCTCTCCGATCTCGGCCGCCGGATGGCCGACCGGCTGGGGGAGTACTTCACCGGGCGCGACCTGACCCACCTGCGGGTCTCCCCGCTGGAACGCGCCCAGGAGACGATGGCGCCGATCGCCGCGGCTCACGGCCACCTCCCGGTCGTCACCGACGAGGGCGTGATCGAGGCCTGGAACCATCTCCAGGGCCACGTCCTCAACGGGGTCGACTCCGACCTGCGCGATCCGCGACTGTGGCACTACCTGGTCAACCCGTTCCGGCCCTCCTGGGGCGAGCCGTACGTCGAGCAGGTCTCCCGGATGTCGTCGGCGATCCGCGCGGCCGCCGAGGCGGCCGACGGCCACGAGGCGGTGATCGTGTCCCACCAATTGCCGATCTGGATGGCCCGCCGCAGCGCCGAGGGGCACTCGCTCGTGCACAACCCGATGCGCCGCCAGTGCACGCTCGCCTCGGTCACCACGTTCGAGGTCTCCGACGAGGGGATCCGCTTCGCCGGGTACGACGAACCGTGCCGGGACCTGCTGCCCGCCACGAAGCGGAAGGGGTTCGTCGCCGGTGCCTGA
- a CDS encoding TlpA family protein disulfide reductase: MPDHRPTARAARSAAALLLCVGLAGTLAACGSRTSDNVASTQGGFVSGDGGVTILAAGKRPAAPVVSGPSLTDQKTTLATKASPGKVLVLNVWGSWCAPCRAEAPELVSAAEKTKDTADFIGLNTRDLDPIPAQAFVRSFGIGYPSIYDPSGTLLLEFSDQLPPSGIPSTLVIDRDGKVAARIIGRTTEATLVGVVEDVAAGK, translated from the coding sequence GTGCCTGACCATCGTCCCACCGCGCGTGCTGCCCGATCCGCCGCGGCACTGCTCCTCTGCGTCGGGCTCGCCGGCACGCTGGCCGCCTGCGGCTCGCGGACCTCGGACAACGTCGCCTCGACCCAGGGCGGCTTCGTCAGCGGGGATGGCGGGGTGACGATCCTCGCGGCCGGCAAGCGGCCCGCCGCACCGGTGGTCAGCGGTCCGTCGCTGACCGACCAGAAGACGACCCTGGCGACCAAGGCGTCGCCCGGCAAGGTTCTCGTCCTCAACGTCTGGGGTTCGTGGTGCGCGCCGTGTCGCGCGGAGGCACCCGAACTGGTGAGCGCCGCCGAGAAGACGAAGGACACGGCCGACTTCATCGGTCTCAACACCCGCGACCTGGACCCGATCCCCGCGCAGGCGTTCGTCCGCAGCTTCGGGATCGGCTACCCGAGCATCTACGACCCGTCGGGGACGCTGCTGCTCGAATTCTCCGACCAGTTGCCGCCGTCCGGCATCCCCTCCACCCTGGTCATCGACCGGGACGGGAAGGTCGCGGCGCGGATCATCGGCCGGACCACCGAGGCGACCCTGGTCGGGGTCGTCGAGGACGTGGCGGCCGGGAAGTGA
- a CDS encoding cytochrome c biogenesis CcdA family protein, whose amino-acid sequence MLLAVPVAALAGLVSFFSPCCVPLLPGYLSYATGLGAADVLKDGRAHRGRMLLGSSLFVLGFAVVFVAAGVAAGTLGRTLLTHQTVISRVIGVLAILLGLMFAGVIPLGNADLRIHRLPKAGLAAAPVLGFVFGLGWTPCIGPTLSMVLTLAMNEGSAVRGGLLAFVYVLGLGIPFVAAALAFTRMQRVVAFVRRHQLAVLRIGGVSMVVVGVLLVTGLWEQVMAAMRIWAAGFGTVL is encoded by the coding sequence ATGCTGCTGGCCGTGCCGGTGGCGGCCCTGGCCGGGTTGGTGTCGTTCTTCTCCCCGTGCTGCGTCCCGCTGCTGCCCGGCTACCTGTCGTACGCCACCGGGCTGGGGGCCGCCGACGTGCTCAAGGACGGACGCGCCCATCGGGGCCGGATGCTGCTGGGCAGCTCCCTGTTCGTGCTGGGCTTCGCCGTGGTGTTCGTCGCGGCGGGGGTCGCGGCCGGGACGTTGGGCCGTACCCTGCTGACCCACCAGACCGTCATCTCCCGCGTCATCGGGGTGCTGGCGATCCTGCTCGGGTTGATGTTCGCCGGGGTGATCCCGCTCGGCAATGCCGACCTGCGGATCCATCGGCTGCCGAAGGCCGGCCTGGCGGCCGCGCCGGTGCTCGGTTTCGTGTTCGGGCTGGGCTGGACGCCCTGCATCGGACCGACCCTGTCGATGGTGCTGACCCTGGCGATGAACGAGGGCAGCGCGGTGCGTGGGGGTCTGCTGGCGTTCGTGTACGTGCTGGGCCTGGGCATCCCGTTCGTCGCCGCGGCGTTGGCCTTCACCCGGATGCAGCGGGTCGTCGCCTTCGTCCGCCGCCACCAGCTGGCGGTGCTGCGGATCGGCGGCGTCTCGATGGTCGTCGTCGGGGTGCTGCTGGTGACCGGGCTGTGGGAGCAGGTGATGGCGGCGATGAGGATCTGGGCCGCGGGGTTCGGGACGGTGCTGTGA
- the resB gene encoding cytochrome c biogenesis protein ResB produces MTIDVHTDPDPTPDPAPQHRRPEKKPRQERAAALTLKETGRWIWTQLTSMRTALVLLFLLALAAIPGAVVPQRGIQPAKVLEFRDANPDLYKVYDNLGLFNVYTSAWFSAIYLLLFISLIGCILPRIRVYLRALRAEPPATPARLDRLPESATSSTSRGADEVLDAAAALLRKRRFRVVRRDGSVAAERGYLREFGNLLFHLSMLVLLVGIAWSTLFGYKGTSIVVTGKGFSNNITQYDDFTGGGLFRAGNLSPFALTLDAFTVRFETGPVQTGAARQFTADVTVTDSPGATPHREVLEVNHPLTVGGTNVHLIAHGYAPIVTVTDGNGNVAFNGPVVFLPQDGNFTSTGAIKVPDARPESLGFQGFFLPTATVDAKGPHSLFPDALVPELFLNAWAGAPKKETGTPQSVYSLDTNGMTQIKSADGKPVAVRLKEGEYLDLPDGRGRLTFVGWQRWAKLQVSSTPGLPLTVGSIAAAIIGLMLSLFIRPRRLWARAVEGEDGRTLVEVGGLDRADARTGLDDEVAAVLAVMDDPVEDDSATTTSEGMK; encoded by the coding sequence GTGACGATCGATGTGCACACCGACCCTGACCCGACCCCGGATCCCGCGCCCCAGCATCGGCGCCCGGAGAAGAAGCCTCGGCAGGAGCGGGCTGCGGCCCTCACCCTGAAGGAGACCGGCCGCTGGATCTGGACGCAGCTGACGTCGATGCGGACGGCCCTGGTGCTGCTGTTCCTGCTGGCGCTCGCGGCGATCCCGGGCGCCGTCGTGCCCCAGCGCGGCATCCAGCCGGCCAAGGTGCTCGAGTTCCGCGACGCCAATCCGGACCTCTACAAGGTCTACGACAACCTCGGCCTGTTCAACGTCTACACGTCGGCCTGGTTCTCCGCCATCTACCTGCTGCTCTTCATCTCGCTGATCGGCTGCATCCTGCCGCGGATCCGGGTTTACCTGCGGGCGCTGCGGGCCGAACCCCCGGCGACACCGGCCCGGCTGGACCGGCTGCCGGAATCCGCCACCTCCAGCACCAGCCGCGGCGCCGACGAGGTGCTCGACGCGGCCGCCGCCCTGCTGCGCAAGCGCCGGTTCCGGGTCGTCCGCCGCGACGGGTCCGTCGCCGCCGAACGTGGCTACCTGCGTGAGTTCGGCAACCTGCTCTTCCACCTGAGCATGCTGGTGCTGCTGGTCGGGATCGCCTGGAGCACCCTCTTCGGGTACAAGGGCACCTCGATCGTCGTGACCGGCAAGGGCTTCTCCAACAACATCACCCAGTACGACGACTTCACCGGTGGTGGCCTGTTCCGCGCCGGCAACCTCTCGCCGTTCGCGCTCACCCTGGACGCCTTCACCGTACGGTTCGAGACCGGCCCGGTGCAGACCGGGGCCGCCCGGCAGTTCACCGCCGACGTGACGGTGACCGACAGCCCGGGAGCGACGCCGCACCGCGAGGTGCTGGAGGTCAACCACCCGCTCACCGTCGGGGGGACGAACGTCCACCTGATCGCCCACGGCTATGCCCCGATCGTCACCGTGACCGACGGCAACGGCAACGTCGCCTTCAACGGCCCGGTCGTCTTCCTTCCGCAGGACGGCAACTTCACCTCGACCGGGGCGATCAAGGTCCCGGACGCGCGACCGGAGAGCCTCGGCTTCCAGGGCTTCTTCCTGCCGACGGCGACGGTGGACGCCAAGGGACCGCACTCGTTGTTCCCCGACGCGCTGGTGCCCGAGCTGTTCCTCAACGCCTGGGCCGGGGCACCCAAGAAGGAGACGGGCACCCCGCAGAGCGTCTACTCGCTCGACACCAACGGGATGACCCAGATCAAGAGCGCCGACGGCAAGCCGGTGGCCGTCCGTCTCAAGGAGGGTGAGTACCTCGACCTGCCCGACGGCCGCGGTCGGCTCACCTTCGTCGGCTGGCAGCGCTGGGCGAAGCTCCAGGTCTCCTCGACCCCCGGGCTGCCGCTCACCGTCGGCTCCATCGCCGCCGCGATCATCGGCCTGATGCTGTCGCTGTTCATCCGGCCCCGCCGACTCTGGGCCCGCGCCGTCGAGGGCGAGGACGGCCGCACCCTGGTGGAGGTGGGCGGCCTGGACCGTGCCGACGCGCGGACCGGACTCGATGACGAAGTGGCGGCGGTACTGGCGGTGATGGATGATCCGGTGGAGGATGATTCAGCGACGACGACGTCCGAAGGGATGAAGTAG
- the ccsB gene encoding c-type cytochrome biogenesis protein CcsB translates to MALTAVAWLSNALGAVFRGIAAQRFPWGNMYEFTLTTIAFIVLAYLVLAQRFRMRWLGLPVTLLATIGIGLAVEVFYVAVADLVPALHSMWFVVHIVAASIAGALFNLGSLLSVLYLLRKRADEKGTTRGWLAQLPGLKTLDLWAYRTTAIGFPLWTFAVAAGAVWAQYAWGRFWGWDPKETFSLVTWVIVAAYLHARLTAGWKGSKAAILSVIVLVAFWFNFIGVNLIFSGLHSYAGI, encoded by the coding sequence ATGGCACTGACCGCGGTGGCCTGGCTCAGCAACGCCCTCGGCGCCGTCTTCCGCGGCATCGCGGCGCAGCGCTTCCCGTGGGGCAACATGTACGAGTTCACCCTCACCACGATCGCCTTCATCGTGCTCGCCTACCTGGTCCTCGCCCAGCGGTTCCGGATGCGCTGGCTCGGCCTGCCGGTGACGCTGCTGGCCACCATCGGCATCGGGCTCGCCGTCGAGGTCTTCTACGTGGCCGTCGCCGACCTGGTGCCGGCGCTGCACTCGATGTGGTTCGTCGTGCACATCGTCGCCGCCTCCATCGCGGGCGCCCTGTTCAACCTCGGCAGTCTGCTGTCCGTGCTCTACCTCCTGCGCAAGCGGGCCGACGAGAAGGGCACGACCCGCGGCTGGCTCGCGCAGCTGCCGGGCCTGAAGACGCTCGACCTGTGGGCCTACCGGACCACCGCCATCGGGTTCCCGTTGTGGACGTTCGCGGTGGCCGCCGGAGCGGTCTGGGCCCAGTACGCCTGGGGCCGGTTCTGGGGCTGGGACCCCAAGGAGACCTTCTCCCTGGTGACCTGGGTGATCGTCGCCGCCTATCTGCACGCCCGGCTGACGGCCGGTTGGAAGGGGTCGAAGGCCGCGATCCTGTCGGTCATCGTGCTGGTGGCCTTCTGGTTCAACTTCATCGGCGTGAACCTGATCTTCTCCGGTCTGCACTCCTACGCCGGCATCTGA
- a CDS encoding GOLPH3/VPS74 family protein, whose translation MLWAENLLLVLTDRRTGRLVVPWNMADLALAGSVLGQLWRSGRIDVDAPDRPRRPGRIRVLDDRPTGDDVLDRVLAALDGADRRPVAAIHRIKTGIRPALYQRLEDRGVVSHRVGRVLVFLPIDEWPARTPDATEPFEERLGHWWTSAPYREATDDMECASATALLSAIGAITPVARRMGLAGRVRMIQRLAAQVRESSWVATTVNRIRTAQQATTA comes from the coding sequence ATGCTCTGGGCGGAGAACCTCCTGTTGGTGCTGACGGACCGGCGCACCGGCCGCCTCGTCGTCCCCTGGAACATGGCGGACCTGGCGTTGGCGGGATCGGTGCTCGGACAGTTGTGGCGCAGCGGCCGGATCGACGTGGACGCACCGGACCGTCCCCGCCGCCCGGGCAGGATCCGTGTCCTGGACGACCGGCCGACCGGCGACGACGTGCTCGACCGGGTGCTGGCGGCGCTCGACGGGGCCGACCGACGCCCGGTCGCCGCGATCCACCGGATCAAGACGGGGATCCGTCCGGCGCTCTACCAGCGGCTGGAGGATCGCGGCGTCGTCTCCCACCGGGTCGGCCGGGTGCTGGTCTTCCTACCGATCGACGAGTGGCCAGCGCGGACGCCGGACGCCACGGAGCCGTTCGAGGAGAGGCTCGGGCACTGGTGGACGTCCGCACCCTATCGGGAAGCGACCGACGACATGGAGTGTGCCTCGGCGACGGCCCTGCTCAGCGCCATCGGCGCCATCACCCCGGTCGCCCGGCGGATGGGTCTGGCGGGGCGGGTGCGGATGATCCAGCGGCTCGCCGCGCAGGTGCGGGAGTCCTCCTGGGTGGCGACGACGGTCAACCGGATCCGGACGGCCCAGCAGGCCACGACCGCCTGA